In one Natronosalvus amylolyticus genomic region, the following are encoded:
- the cgi121 gene encoding KEOPS complex subunit Cgi121, which produces MELRTAELDIDDLESFLETVDSVATAHDVTVQAFDASYVAGRRHLERAVELADRAIARGENVARDRSVEILLYAAGRRQIDRALEMGVSPGETRAVFVIDGAGDEAAAAAALCERLDGEGWKSLERETAGDSDDPFEWRDSATIESFFDITEAERAATDADLETLICERVALLEVEK; this is translated from the coding sequence ATGGAGCTACGCACAGCCGAACTCGACATCGACGACCTCGAGAGCTTCCTCGAGACGGTCGATTCCGTGGCGACTGCCCACGACGTGACGGTACAGGCCTTCGACGCGAGCTACGTGGCCGGCCGCCGGCACCTCGAGCGGGCGGTCGAACTAGCTGACCGCGCAATCGCTCGCGGCGAGAACGTCGCCCGCGATCGAAGCGTCGAAATCCTGTTGTACGCCGCGGGCCGCCGGCAGATCGACCGGGCCCTCGAGATGGGCGTCTCACCGGGCGAGACGCGAGCCGTGTTCGTGATCGACGGGGCTGGCGACGAGGCTGCCGCGGCGGCTGCTCTGTGCGAGCGACTGGACGGCGAGGGCTGGAAGTCACTCGAGAGGGAGACGGCAGGCGACTCCGACGACCCCTTCGAATGGCGCGATAGCGCGACCATCGAGTCGTTTTTCGACATCACCGAAGCCGAGCGGGCGGCGACTGACGCCGACCTCGAGACGCTGATCTGTGAGCGGGTGGCACTGCTCGAGGTGGAAAAGTGA
- a CDS encoding NADH:flavin oxidoreductase — MPRLEEPVEIGGLTIPNRLYRAPVLECAGNGPDAVDALIEDLEPAAESGVGLLCQGATIVRGEGGCAAPGMTRVHDSDFVSQLYRLTDRIHDHGSRIFVQLEHGGLRSMETWHAGFRSDNPGLEQLAVSALPWQLRALDAVGFLEYDPHVLSTDEVYDLAADFGAAAANCADAGYDGIHLSGANMGIVQQFLSPFYNRREDEFGGSLEARMRFLEVVHDEIRDRAGDVPLITKVPAERPAPPWPVVRRKLSLEDGVEIARRLEAVGYDGVVPVETSVAWDMSIVRGSFPKRAWENEALREKYDEAFGSAWRRRLVAAGNRLESFVYDFDPAWNETFCRRVREQVSIPVLAEGGIRERGQMDRLLGGSQGAKSPACDMVGMARPFYAEPRLGARLLEDDPDAPTDPTRRVICENCNNCTVPQVTGAPGICRTPSVLRTRGELERAGAYVREPGERL; from the coding sequence ATGCCACGACTCGAGGAGCCGGTCGAGATCGGCGGCCTGACGATACCGAACCGCCTCTATCGCGCGCCCGTCCTCGAGTGTGCGGGCAACGGGCCGGACGCCGTCGACGCGCTGATCGAGGACCTCGAGCCGGCGGCCGAATCCGGGGTCGGTCTGCTCTGTCAGGGCGCGACCATCGTCCGCGGCGAGGGCGGCTGTGCCGCGCCGGGCATGACGCGAGTCCACGACTCCGATTTCGTCTCACAGCTCTACAGGCTCACCGACCGCATCCACGACCACGGGAGCCGAATTTTCGTCCAACTCGAGCACGGTGGCCTGCGGAGCATGGAAACCTGGCACGCGGGGTTTCGATCGGATAATCCAGGCCTCGAGCAACTGGCCGTCTCCGCGCTCCCCTGGCAGTTACGCGCGCTCGACGCCGTCGGGTTTCTGGAGTACGACCCGCACGTCCTCTCGACGGACGAGGTGTACGATCTCGCGGCCGATTTCGGGGCCGCAGCCGCCAACTGCGCCGACGCCGGCTACGACGGCATCCACCTCTCCGGGGCGAACATGGGCATCGTCCAGCAGTTCCTCTCACCCTTTTACAACCGCCGCGAGGACGAGTTCGGTGGCTCGCTCGAGGCCCGCATGCGGTTCCTCGAAGTCGTCCACGACGAGATTCGCGACCGGGCCGGCGACGTTCCGCTCATCACCAAAGTGCCCGCCGAGCGGCCCGCCCCGCCGTGGCCGGTCGTTCGTCGAAAGCTCTCGCTCGAGGACGGCGTCGAGATCGCTCGTCGACTCGAGGCGGTCGGCTACGACGGCGTCGTGCCGGTCGAGACCTCCGTCGCCTGGGACATGAGCATCGTCAGGGGGTCGTTCCCGAAGCGGGCGTGGGAGAACGAGGCCCTGCGAGAGAAATACGACGAGGCGTTCGGGAGTGCGTGGCGTCGCCGACTCGTCGCCGCGGGAAACCGCCTCGAGTCGTTCGTCTACGATTTCGATCCCGCGTGGAACGAGACGTTCTGTCGGCGCGTCCGCGAACAGGTCTCGATACCGGTGCTGGCCGAAGGCGGGATCCGCGAACGCGGTCAGATGGACCGCCTGCTGGGCGGGAGCCAGGGGGCCAAATCCCCGGCCTGCGACATGGTCGGGATGGCGCGACCCTTCTACGCGGAGCCTCGACTCGGCGCGCGATTGCTCGAGGACGACCCCGACGCCCCCACGGACCCCACCCGCCGCGTTATCTGTGAGAACTGCAACAACTGCACGGTCCCGCAGGTGACCGGCGCGCCCGGTATCTGTCGAACTCCCTCCGTCCTGCGGACGCGCGGCGAACTCGAGCGGGCAGGGGCGTACGTCCGAGAGCCGGGCGAACGCCTTTAG
- a CDS encoding HAD family hydrolase codes for MTASAVLFDMDGVLVDSEDYWVELERERLLPEVVPDGNVDVREITGMNYREIYDYLEANYDVAVSREGFLKRFEETAQELYHERVSLLEGVHDLLAELEEENVARAVVSSSPHDWIDIVLERFDLEESFDRVISAEEIDGPGKPEPDIFEYAADQLGLAPEECVVVEDSAHGIEAAIRAGTICIAYDIDAHDGIDYSGADAVVTTPAALREAVLEQVEK; via the coding sequence ATGACCGCGAGTGCAGTCTTATTCGACATGGACGGCGTCCTGGTCGACTCCGAAGATTACTGGGTCGAACTCGAGCGAGAGCGACTCCTCCCTGAAGTCGTCCCCGACGGGAACGTCGACGTGCGCGAAATCACCGGTATGAACTACCGAGAGATCTACGACTACCTCGAGGCGAATTACGACGTCGCCGTCTCCCGCGAAGGGTTTCTCAAGCGGTTCGAAGAAACGGCACAGGAACTGTACCACGAGCGAGTGAGTCTCCTCGAGGGCGTTCACGACCTGCTGGCCGAACTCGAGGAAGAGAACGTGGCGCGCGCGGTCGTCTCCTCTTCGCCACACGACTGGATCGATATCGTCCTCGAGCGATTCGACCTCGAGGAGTCCTTCGATAGGGTCATCAGCGCCGAGGAGATCGACGGTCCCGGAAAACCCGAGCCAGATATTTTCGAATACGCCGCCGACCAACTGGGCCTGGCTCCCGAAGAGTGCGTGGTCGTCGAGGACTCCGCCCACGGTATCGAGGCCGCGATTCGCGCCGGAACGATCTGTATCGCCTACGACATCGACGCCCACGACGGTATCGACTACTCCGGCGCAGACGCCGTGGTCACCACGCCCGCGGCGCTTCGAGAAGCGGTGCTCGAGCAGGTCGAAAAGTAA